The following are encoded in a window of bacterium genomic DNA:
- a CDS encoding type II toxin-antitoxin system RelE/ParE family toxin encodes MVFTRRALSDLERLDSEIKKRIAIKLSRKELGSYRFRIGDYRVIFDTDSDTIVVLRLGHRREIYR; translated from the coding sequence ATCGTTTTTACAAGGAGAGCGCTATCGGATTTAGAAAGGCTCGATAGCGAAATTAAGAAACGTATCGCCATAAAACTAAGTCGCAAGGAATTGGGATCATACAGATTTAGGATCGGCGATTACAGGGTAATATTCGACACGGACAGCGATACAATTGTTGTTTTGAGACTCGGACATAGGCGTGAAATATATAGATGA